Proteins encoded by one window of Cystobacter ferrugineus:
- a CDS encoding phosphotransferase, producing the protein MTAPIDLTKLPDYLRGQRWFAGKAWPIKSVSTVDHVNVDLPGDRSFTLAVVEVVYELGSPERYLLPVLPSEEGVKDAFEDAEVLRALFQLIREKRELPSASGKLVGEWLDTPEGLIALPSPLPVRRLQVEQSNTSVVVGEQLILKVIRKLEAGINPEYEVGRFLATKTSFRATPTLLGALQSEGPAGATLAVVHRFIPDVTDGWRYTLDCFRQGPRLSDAFLKDLRVLGERLGQLHHALASSTDDPAFAPEPLLAEDVQRWSASIVGEMGVTLSQAARHSPELENRREDLIGHARQLAHVPPSGQKIRIHGDLHLGQVLRSGGDWLLFDFEGEPGRSFAQRREKYSALRDVAGMLRSFDYAEATVRLEGQPEGDRLQPARQAFLEGYRATTAGAAFLPQSEASFTAMLGAFELEKMLYEVRYELQNRPDWVRIPVQALMRMEVRK; encoded by the coding sequence ATGACGGCACCAATCGATCTGACGAAGCTCCCGGACTACCTGCGCGGCCAGCGCTGGTTCGCCGGCAAGGCCTGGCCCATCAAGTCCGTGTCCACCGTGGACCATGTCAACGTGGACCTGCCCGGCGACCGCTCCTTCACCCTGGCGGTGGTGGAGGTCGTCTACGAGCTGGGCTCACCCGAGCGCTACCTGCTGCCCGTGCTCCCCTCCGAGGAGGGCGTGAAGGACGCCTTCGAGGACGCGGAGGTGCTGCGCGCCCTCTTCCAGCTCATCCGCGAGAAGCGCGAGCTGCCCAGCGCCTCCGGCAAGCTGGTGGGAGAGTGGCTCGACACGCCCGAGGGGCTCATCGCCCTGCCCTCTCCCCTGCCCGTGCGCCGGCTCCAGGTGGAGCAGAGCAACACCTCGGTGGTGGTGGGCGAGCAGCTCATCCTCAAGGTCATCCGCAAGCTCGAGGCCGGCATCAACCCCGAGTACGAGGTGGGCCGCTTCCTGGCGACGAAGACGTCCTTCCGCGCCACGCCCACCCTGCTCGGCGCGTTGCAGTCCGAGGGGCCCGCGGGCGCCACGCTCGCCGTGGTGCACCGCTTCATCCCCGACGTCACCGACGGCTGGCGCTACACCCTGGACTGCTTCCGCCAGGGCCCGCGCCTGTCGGACGCGTTCCTCAAGGACTTGCGCGTGCTCGGCGAGCGCCTGGGGCAGTTGCACCACGCGCTCGCTTCCAGCACGGATGATCCGGCGTTCGCCCCCGAGCCCCTGCTCGCCGAGGACGTGCAGCGCTGGAGCGCCTCCATCGTGGGAGAGATGGGCGTGACGCTCAGCCAGGCGGCGCGCCACTCGCCCGAGCTGGAGAACCGCCGCGAGGATCTCATCGGCCACGCCCGGCAGCTCGCGCACGTGCCGCCCTCGGGGCAGAAGATCCGCATCCATGGCGACCTGCATCTGGGACAGGTGCTGCGCTCGGGAGGCGACTGGCTCCTCTTCGACTTCGAGGGCGAGCCGGGCCGCAGCTTCGCCCAGCGGCGCGAGAAGTACTCGGCGCTGCGGGACGTGGCGGGCATGCTGCGCTCCTTCGACTACGCCGAGGCCACGGTGCGGCTGGAGGGCCAGCCCGAGGGAGATCGCCTCCAGCCCGCGCGCCAGGCCTTCCTGGAGGGCTACCGCGCGACCACCGCCGGGGCGGCCTTCCTGCCGCAGAGCGAGGCGAGCTTCACCGCGATGCTGGGGGCCTTCGAGCTGGAGAAGATGCTCTACGAAGTGCGCTACGAGCTACAGAACCGGCCAGACTGGGTGCGTATCCCCGTCCAGGCCCTCATGAGGATGGAGGTCCGCAAGTGA
- the glgB gene encoding 1,4-alpha-glucan branching protein GlgB — protein MKKPNERQQVDAELQQIVELRHPEPHRVLGIHPDGDGMVVRTYRPDAVAINVLPEFGGRIPMTKRVDGVFEARVNGKTDAFNYQVEVEYPGHKTFTLRDPYSFLPTLGDQDLYYAGEGRHEQLWKRMGAHPVHHNGIHGTAFAVWAPTAMSVSVVGDFNGWDGRLHLMRRMGSSGIWELFVPEVGEGTRYKFEIRTGHGGHRILKADPFAFRTEVPPATASVVHNLDQYQWTDSRWMEARAQKDVQREPWAVYELHLASWRRVVEDGERSLTYREMATALVDYVKKMGFTHVELMPVSEHPFGGSWGYQVGNYYAPTARFGHPDDFRYLVNHLHDNGIGVILDWVPGHFPRDAHALGQFDGTALYEHADPRQGSQPDWGTYVFNFGRNEVKNFLIANALFWLEEYHIDGLRVDAVASMLYLDYSRKAGEWIPNRWGGRENEEAISFMRELNDRVRTKFPGAVMIAEESTAWPKVSQPTQEGGLGFHFKWNMGWMHDTLKYFSKDPIYRQHHHNQLTFGLLYAFSEHFMLPLSHDEVVHGKGSLYGKMPGDDWQKRANLRALFAWMWAHPGKKLVFMGGEFGQYHEWNNDKSLDWHLLDNPDHAGIQSMVADLNRLYRSHPALYDADNEPLGFQWIQPDSASANVLAFVRRSRQPGGHVVCIANLSPMPREEYRVGFPRHGSYVELLNTDAGEYGGSGLGNKGRIHTEPQGWDGQDASAVLTLPPLSVLWFTPG, from the coding sequence GTGAAGAAGCCAAACGAGCGGCAACAGGTGGACGCGGAGCTGCAACAGATCGTGGAGTTGCGGCACCCCGAGCCCCACCGCGTGCTGGGCATCCACCCGGATGGCGACGGGATGGTGGTGCGCACGTACCGCCCGGACGCGGTGGCGATCAACGTCCTGCCGGAGTTCGGCGGACGCATCCCCATGACGAAGCGGGTGGATGGGGTGTTCGAGGCGCGCGTCAACGGCAAGACGGACGCCTTCAACTACCAGGTGGAGGTGGAGTACCCGGGCCACAAGACGTTCACCCTGCGCGACCCCTACAGCTTCCTGCCCACGCTGGGCGATCAGGACCTGTACTACGCGGGCGAGGGCCGCCACGAGCAGTTGTGGAAGCGCATGGGGGCCCACCCCGTGCACCACAACGGCATCCACGGCACGGCCTTCGCGGTGTGGGCGCCCACGGCCATGAGCGTGTCCGTGGTGGGTGACTTCAATGGCTGGGACGGGCGGCTGCACCTCATGCGGCGCATGGGCTCCTCGGGCATCTGGGAGCTGTTCGTCCCCGAGGTGGGCGAGGGCACGCGCTACAAGTTCGAGATCCGCACCGGCCACGGCGGCCACCGCATCCTCAAGGCCGACCCGTTCGCCTTCCGCACGGAGGTCCCCCCCGCCACGGCTTCCGTGGTGCACAACCTGGATCAGTACCAGTGGACGGACTCGCGGTGGATGGAGGCGCGCGCCCAGAAGGACGTGCAGCGCGAGCCCTGGGCCGTCTACGAGCTGCACCTGGCCTCGTGGCGGCGCGTGGTGGAGGACGGCGAGCGCTCGCTCACCTACCGGGAGATGGCCACCGCGCTCGTCGACTACGTGAAGAAGATGGGCTTCACCCACGTGGAGCTGATGCCCGTGTCGGAGCACCCCTTTGGCGGCTCCTGGGGCTACCAGGTGGGCAACTACTACGCGCCCACCGCGCGCTTCGGCCACCCGGATGACTTCCGCTACCTCGTCAACCACCTGCACGACAACGGCATCGGCGTCATCCTCGACTGGGTGCCCGGCCACTTCCCCCGGGACGCCCACGCGCTCGGCCAGTTCGACGGCACCGCCCTCTACGAGCACGCGGACCCGCGTCAGGGCTCGCAGCCGGACTGGGGCACCTACGTCTTCAACTTCGGCCGCAACGAGGTGAAGAACTTCCTCATCGCCAACGCGCTCTTCTGGCTCGAGGAGTACCACATCGACGGGCTGCGCGTGGACGCCGTCGCCTCCATGCTCTACCTCGACTACAGCCGCAAGGCGGGCGAGTGGATCCCCAACCGCTGGGGGGGCCGCGAGAACGAGGAGGCCATCTCCTTCATGCGCGAGCTCAATGATCGCGTGCGCACGAAGTTCCCCGGCGCGGTGATGATCGCCGAGGAGTCCACGGCGTGGCCCAAGGTGAGCCAGCCCACGCAGGAGGGCGGCCTCGGCTTCCACTTCAAGTGGAACATGGGCTGGATGCACGACACGCTGAAGTACTTCAGCAAGGATCCCATCTACCGCCAGCACCACCACAACCAGCTCACCTTCGGCCTCTTGTATGCCTTCAGCGAGCACTTCATGCTGCCGCTGAGCCACGACGAGGTGGTGCACGGCAAGGGCTCGCTCTACGGGAAGATGCCGGGAGACGACTGGCAGAAGCGCGCCAACCTGCGTGCCCTGTTCGCGTGGATGTGGGCGCACCCGGGCAAGAAGCTGGTCTTCATGGGCGGCGAGTTCGGCCAGTACCACGAGTGGAACAACGACAAGAGCCTGGACTGGCACCTGCTGGACAACCCGGACCATGCCGGCATCCAGTCCATGGTGGCGGATCTCAACCGGCTCTACCGCTCGCACCCCGCGCTGTACGACGCGGACAACGAGCCGCTCGGCTTCCAGTGGATCCAACCCGACTCGGCCAGCGCCAACGTGCTCGCCTTCGTGCGGCGCTCGCGCCAGCCGGGAGGCCACGTGGTGTGCATCGCCAACCTGTCGCCCATGCCCCGCGAGGAGTACCGCGTGGGCTTCCCGCGGCACGGCAGCTACGTGGAGCTGCTCAACACGGACGCCGGTGAGTACGGCGGCTCGGGCCTGGGCAACAAGGGACGCATCCACACCGAGCCCCAGGGCTGGGACGGCCAGGACGCGTCGGCCGTGCTGACCCTGCCCCCGCTGTCCGTGCTCTGGTTCACTCCGGGGTAG
- a CDS encoding DoxX family protein: protein MTATTTARLQGQLAHHSALPLRATLGSAMLYHGITKLQPEGLEQTSQVFEKLGIKPGRTWARLTGWTEVAAGVLSLLGIGTRVAAVSVLVTQAVAIAKVHGPNGFDIQQGGYEYNLSLIAAALGLLLGGPGAVSVHEALHPQKRPRLTRLPWRREVSPRRELLTQLLA, encoded by the coding sequence ATGACGGCGACCACGACAGCACGGCTGCAAGGGCAACTGGCCCACCACTCGGCACTTCCCCTGCGGGCCACGTTGGGCTCGGCGATGCTCTACCACGGCATCACCAAGCTCCAACCCGAGGGCCTGGAGCAGACGTCCCAGGTCTTCGAGAAGCTGGGCATCAAACCCGGCCGCACCTGGGCGCGCCTGACGGGGTGGACCGAGGTGGCCGCCGGAGTGCTGTCCCTCTTGGGCATCGGCACGCGCGTGGCGGCCGTGTCCGTGCTGGTGACGCAGGCGGTGGCCATCGCCAAGGTGCATGGCCCCAACGGCTTCGACATCCAGCAGGGCGGCTACGAGTACAACCTGTCCCTCATCGCCGCGGCGCTGGGCCTGTTGCTGGGGGGCCCCGGCGCCGTGTCCGTGCACGAGGCGCTCCACCCCCAGAAGCGCCCGCGCCTCACCCGGCTGCCCTGGCGGCGCGAGGTATCGCCCCGGCGCGAGCTGCTGACGCAACTGCTCGCCTGA